One part of the Gossypium raimondii isolate GPD5lz chromosome 1, ASM2569854v1, whole genome shotgun sequence genome encodes these proteins:
- the LOC128040554 gene encoding transcription factor bHLH147-like, with translation MASTVMNPSTNMNSDRRKMMMMKKKPMIKENQTNQSHTRWKSETQQQIFSSKLVEALSQLSLENGSTPSPSAPRGGRAVREATDKALAITAKGKTRWSRAILTGRLKLKFRKRKRQRGSAAAVAAVTGSSRSKKSRFSVSKLKARSIPNVLRKVKVLGRLVPGCRKEPLPVILEEATDYIAALEMQVRAMATLAELLSGSAASSSSIPPPHSPPPIRQ, from the coding sequence ATGGCGTCCACAGTAATGAATCCATCGACAAACATGAATTCTGATCgaaggaagatgatgatgatgaagaagaaaccGATGATCAAAGAGAATCAGACCAACCAGAGCCACACCAGATGGAAATCAGAGACACAGCAGCAGATCTTTTCCTCGAAACTCGTTGAAGCTTTGAGTCAGCTCAGTTTGGAAAACGGTTCCACTCCTTCTCCTTCGGCTCCACGCGGTGGTCGAGCTGTACGTGAAGCTACTGATAAAGCTTTGGCCATCACGGCTAAAGGAAAAACAAGGTGGAGTCGAGCCATTTTGACCGGCCGGCTTAAGCTGAAGTTTCGAAAGCGAAAGAGACAGAGAGGATCCGCCGCTGCTGTGGCGGCCGTCACGGGGAGTAGTCGGTCGAAGAAATCGAGATTTAGCGTCTCGAAATTGAAAGCGAGAAGTATACCGAACGTTCTAAGAAAAGTGAAAGTTCTTGGACGGTTAGTTCCCGGTTGCCGAAAGGAACCGTTACCGGTTATTCTTGAAGAAGCTACTGATTACATAGCGGCACTTGAGATGCAAGTTCGAGCCATGGCCACTCTCGCCGAGTTGCTATCTGGTTCCGCCGCCAGCTCCAGCTCAATCCCTCCGCCTCATTCGCCACCGCCGATTAGGCAGTGA